A genomic stretch from Desulfohalobium retbaense DSM 5692 includes:
- the ahbD gene encoding heme b synthase: MTHHGNASVPDLRLIAWEVTRSCNLACKHCRAEAHLDPYPGELTTGEAKNLIDTFPQTGSPIIIFTGGEPLLRPDLFDLVRHAKSKDLRCVMAPNGTLITPDNAREMAESGIERVSISIDGPDSASHDAFRGTPGAFDQAMQGIDYLKAAGIPFQINTTVTRNNMGQFKDIFQLAQRLGAVAWHIFLLVPTGRAADLKEEIITAAEYESVLNWFYDFRKTTDMQLKATCAPHYHRILRQRAKEEGVEVTFENFGLDAVSRGCLGGIGFCFISHTGQVQPCGYLDLDCGQVKQTPFPEIWANSPQFQNLRTPQAYTGKCGVCEYHKVCGGCRARAQTMRGDYLAEEPLCSYTPQRLREEPVSQG, encoded by the coding sequence ATGACGCACCACGGTAATGCCTCTGTACCTGATTTGCGCTTAATCGCCTGGGAAGTCACCCGGTCGTGCAACCTTGCTTGCAAACATTGCCGGGCCGAGGCCCATCTGGATCCCTACCCTGGCGAATTGACCACCGGCGAGGCCAAAAACCTGATCGACACCTTCCCCCAGACCGGAAGTCCGATCATTATCTTCACTGGCGGGGAGCCCCTGCTGCGTCCCGACCTCTTCGACCTGGTCCGCCACGCGAAATCCAAGGACCTGCGCTGCGTCATGGCCCCGAACGGGACCTTGATCACCCCGGACAACGCCCGGGAGATGGCTGAATCCGGGATTGAACGCGTGTCCATCTCCATTGACGGTCCGGACAGCGCCAGCCACGACGCCTTCCGCGGCACCCCCGGCGCCTTTGACCAGGCCATGCAGGGCATCGACTATCTCAAGGCCGCGGGGATCCCGTTTCAAATCAACACCACGGTCACCCGCAACAATATGGGCCAATTCAAGGATATCTTTCAGCTGGCCCAGCGGCTGGGAGCGGTGGCTTGGCATATCTTCCTCCTCGTTCCCACCGGGCGGGCCGCGGACCTGAAAGAAGAAATCATCACCGCAGCAGAATACGAATCGGTGCTGAACTGGTTTTACGATTTTCGTAAGACCACCGACATGCAGCTCAAGGCCACCTGCGCCCCGCATTACCACCGGATCCTGCGCCAACGGGCCAAGGAAGAAGGGGTCGAGGTCACCTTTGAGAACTTCGGGCTCGACGCCGTGAGCCGGGGGTGCCTGGGCGGGATCGGTTTCTGCTTTATTTCGCACACCGGTCAGGTCCAGCCGTGCGGATACCTCGATCTCGACTGCGGCCAGGTCAAGCAGACCCCCTTTCCGGAAATCTGGGCCAATTCGCCCCAGTTCCAGAATCTGCGCACGCCGCAGGCCTACACCGGCAAGTGCGGCGTCTGCGAATACCATAAAGTCTGCGGTGGCTGCCGGGCCCGGGCCCAGACCATGCGCGGCGACTACCTCGCTGAAGAACCGCTGTGCTCCTACACTCCACAGCGGTTGCGCGAGGAGCCCGTTTCTCAGGGATGA
- a CDS encoding AsnC family transcriptional regulator yields the protein MDTTDRFILDIIQTGFPLVSRPYESIGQQVGLTEAETLARVRALKQNGVIRRIGANFHSRKLGWKSTLCAARVSDADFETFVAEVNRHPGVTHNYRRRHQYNVWFTLIAPSWEAIQATLEDITAATGVPILNLPAENMFKIKVDFPMQEETTASSQGGANSGEAP from the coding sequence ATGGACACGACCGACCGTTTTATCCTGGACATTATTCAGACCGGTTTTCCCTTGGTCTCAAGACCTTATGAGAGTATCGGACAGCAAGTGGGGTTGACCGAGGCCGAAACCCTGGCCCGGGTGCGAGCGCTGAAGCAAAACGGCGTTATCCGTCGCATCGGGGCCAATTTCCATTCCCGCAAGCTGGGATGGAAAAGCACCCTGTGCGCCGCCCGCGTCAGTGATGCGGATTTCGAGACCTTTGTCGCCGAGGTCAACCGCCATCCCGGCGTGACCCACAACTACCGCCGTCGGCACCAGTACAACGTCTGGTTCACGCTCATCGCCCCCTCCTGGGAAGCGATCCAGGCCACGCTTGAGGACATCACCGCCGCCACCGGGGTCCCCATTCTCAATCTGCCTGCCGAGAACATGTTCAAGATCAAAGTCGATTTTCCCATGCAGGAAGAGACCACCGCATCGTCGCAGGGCGGTGCCAACTCCGGAGAGGCGCCATGA
- the rpe gene encoding ribulose-phosphate 3-epimerase: MNPCIVSPSLLSSDFARLAEELQALEQAGVPWVHWDVMDGMFVPNITLGPPVIKAARPKCSLFFDVHLMIEDPGRYIESFAAAGADLICVHAEACLHLERVVSQIAEAGCQTAVALNPATPLEQIDYLLPQLDMVLIMSVNPGFGGQSFIPFSLDKIRGLRHRLDSRRLGTRIQVDGGVTTANAAEIVTAGADTLVSGSAFFKHPSYQEGLAAFMARMQGKGGPA, from the coding sequence ATGAATCCGTGTATCGTTTCCCCGTCGTTGCTGTCCTCGGACTTTGCGCGCCTGGCCGAAGAACTCCAGGCCCTGGAACAGGCCGGGGTGCCCTGGGTCCATTGGGATGTCATGGACGGCATGTTCGTGCCCAATATCACCCTTGGTCCTCCTGTCATCAAAGCGGCCCGGCCCAAATGCTCCCTCTTTTTTGACGTCCACCTCATGATTGAGGATCCGGGCCGGTATATCGAGTCCTTTGCCGCAGCTGGCGCCGATCTGATCTGCGTCCACGCCGAGGCCTGCCTCCATCTCGAGCGAGTGGTCTCCCAGATCGCCGAGGCTGGCTGTCAGACCGCCGTAGCACTCAACCCGGCGACGCCTTTAGAGCAGATCGACTATCTTTTGCCCCAGTTGGACATGGTCCTCATCATGAGCGTCAATCCAGGCTTTGGCGGCCAGTCCTTCATCCCCTTTTCGCTGGACAAGATCCGGGGGCTGCGCCACCGTCTGGACAGCCGACGACTGGGGACCCGAATTCAGGTCGACGGCGGCGTGACCACGGCCAACGCCGCCGAAATCGTGACCGCCGGGGCCGATACCCTGGTCTCTGGTTCGGCGTTTTTCAAACACCCCTCCTACCAGGAGGGACTTGCAGCCTTCATGGCCCGGATGCAGGGCAAAGGCGGGCCAGCCTAA
- a CDS encoding Lrp/AsnC family transcriptional regulator yields MIDDTDRHILHILQENARASNASIARQIGMAPSAVLERIRKLEKRGVIQGYEVKLNAKKLGLALTAFIRVGSEERVGSTQTGRNLAQLPEVQEVHHVAGPDCYLVKVHVPDNESLGQLLQRFGAIEGVSYTHTVLVLTPIKESAPLPLPEPHPAS; encoded by the coding sequence ATGATTGACGACACTGACAGACACATTCTGCATATCCTGCAGGAAAATGCCCGGGCCAGTAATGCCTCCATCGCCCGTCAGATCGGCATGGCGCCTTCGGCTGTCCTGGAACGGATCCGCAAACTGGAAAAACGCGGCGTCATCCAGGGCTATGAAGTCAAACTCAATGCCAAAAAGCTCGGCCTGGCTCTGACTGCTTTTATCCGCGTCGGTTCTGAAGAGCGGGTCGGGAGCACCCAGACCGGCCGCAACCTCGCCCAACTCCCCGAAGTTCAAGAAGTCCACCATGTCGCGGGCCCCGACTGTTATCTCGTCAAAGTCCATGTCCCGGACAACGAATCCCTCGGCCAACTCTTGCAACGTTTCGGCGCCATAGAAGGCGTCAGTTACACCCATACTGTCCTGGTCCTCACGCCGATCAAGGAATCGGCCCCCCTGCCGCTGCCGGAACCTCATCCGGCTTCCTAG
- the pruA gene encoding L-glutamate gamma-semialdehyde dehydrogenase, giving the protein MDMQTLNPKIKARGREFFQSISGEAPTVFNKGWWTGKVMDWAMRNEQFKIQLFRFVDVLPYLNTTESLNRHIQEYFVAEDQEIPAVLKWGAKGAGMGKGLAGKVMTKTIRSNIEGMAKQFIIGENTKQAIKNLNKLRKDGFAFTVDILGEATVSEEEGVEYQTNYLHLMDALAQEAKSWKGLGGNSGDWGHAPLTNISIKPSALYSQARPSDFENTVQAIFDRLMPVLDKAMAMGCHVCIDMEQYKYKDITLEVFKRLRSHEKFREYPHIAIVLQSYLLDTDQDLDALLHWARTEHLPISIRLVKGAYWDYETVLAKQHGWDIPVYINKHETDAAFERQTATILRNSDICHYACGSHNIRSIAAAQEMAEELGVPEEQYEFQVLYGMAEPVRKGLRNVAKRVRLYCPYGELIPGMAYLVRRLLENTANESFLKQSFADHEDVDHLLEDPALLAQSGPLSREKTPAPPPLSPSEPFRNEPAPDFTKESERVAYPEALAEVRRQLGRTYPLYINGQEVTTEDLLPSLNPADPGEVVGSVCQASTREIDEAIAAANEALPAWRDLAPEDRAQYIFRAADIARKNIHTLSAWQILEVGKQWNQAHGDVAEAIDFMEYYARDMIRLGRPRRTGKAPGELTHYFYQSKGIAAVIGPWNFPLAISCGMSAASLVTGNCVLYKPAGLSSVVGHTLCQIFRDAGLPPGVFNFVPGRGSVIGDYLVDHPDIALVAFTGSLDVGLRIIERAARLQPGQEHVKKVIAEMGGKNAIIVDDDADLDEAVADIIYSAFGYQGQKCSACSRVIVLDSIYDKFMHRLTKAAQSLPIGPAEDPGNFMGPVVDKGQQDKVNAAVALAEEEGNVVLKRDDHPDTGSYAPLTIVENITPEHRLAQEEIFGPVLAVMRVKDFDQALQWANSTPYALTGAVFSRSPQHLDRARTEFRVGNLYLNRGSTGSMVERHPFGGFKLSGVGSKTGGPDYLLQFMDPRTATENTMRRGFAPIIEGDDWLD; this is encoded by the coding sequence ATGGACATGCAGACCCTGAACCCGAAAATCAAGGCCCGTGGCCGGGAATTCTTTCAAAGTATCAGTGGGGAAGCTCCGACTGTCTTTAATAAGGGGTGGTGGACCGGCAAGGTCATGGACTGGGCGATGCGCAATGAGCAGTTCAAGATCCAATTGTTCCGCTTCGTCGATGTTCTGCCCTATCTCAATACCACCGAGTCCCTGAACCGGCATATCCAGGAATACTTCGTGGCCGAGGACCAGGAGATCCCGGCTGTGCTCAAGTGGGGGGCCAAAGGCGCCGGAATGGGCAAGGGATTGGCCGGCAAGGTCATGACCAAGACCATCCGCAGCAATATCGAGGGCATGGCCAAACAGTTCATCATCGGCGAGAACACCAAACAGGCCATCAAAAACCTCAACAAACTCCGCAAAGACGGCTTCGCCTTCACTGTGGATATCCTGGGAGAAGCAACGGTCAGTGAAGAGGAGGGGGTAGAATACCAGACCAACTATCTCCACCTCATGGACGCCCTGGCCCAGGAAGCCAAAAGCTGGAAAGGCCTGGGCGGGAACAGCGGGGATTGGGGACACGCCCCGCTGACCAATATCTCCATCAAGCCCTCGGCCCTGTATTCCCAGGCCAGACCCTCGGATTTTGAGAACACGGTACAGGCCATTTTCGACCGGCTCATGCCGGTACTGGACAAGGCCATGGCCATGGGGTGTCACGTCTGCATCGACATGGAGCAGTACAAGTACAAGGACATCACCCTGGAAGTCTTCAAGCGGTTGCGCTCCCACGAAAAATTCCGGGAGTACCCGCACATCGCCATTGTGCTGCAATCCTATCTTCTGGACACGGATCAGGACCTTGATGCCTTGTTGCATTGGGCACGGACAGAACACCTCCCCATTTCCATCAGATTGGTCAAAGGCGCCTACTGGGATTACGAGACGGTCCTGGCCAAGCAGCACGGCTGGGACATTCCGGTCTACATCAACAAGCACGAGACCGACGCCGCCTTCGAACGCCAGACAGCGACCATCCTCCGCAATTCCGACATCTGCCACTACGCTTGCGGTTCGCACAACATCCGGTCCATCGCCGCGGCCCAGGAGATGGCTGAGGAACTCGGCGTTCCGGAAGAACAGTATGAATTTCAGGTCCTCTACGGAATGGCCGAACCAGTGCGCAAAGGATTGCGCAACGTCGCCAAGCGCGTCCGGCTCTATTGTCCCTACGGCGAACTCATCCCGGGCATGGCCTATCTCGTGCGCCGACTGCTGGAAAACACGGCCAACGAATCCTTCCTCAAGCAGAGTTTCGCTGACCACGAAGATGTCGACCACCTGCTGGAAGATCCCGCGCTTTTGGCCCAGTCCGGCCCTCTGAGCCGGGAAAAGACCCCGGCACCACCGCCACTGTCGCCCTCAGAACCGTTTCGCAATGAGCCGGCTCCGGATTTCACCAAGGAATCCGAACGGGTGGCCTACCCTGAGGCGCTTGCCGAGGTCCGCCGGCAATTGGGCCGGACCTATCCTCTGTACATAAACGGCCAGGAAGTGACCACCGAAGACCTGCTGCCTTCCCTCAATCCAGCCGACCCCGGGGAAGTCGTGGGATCCGTATGCCAGGCCTCGACCCGGGAGATCGACGAGGCCATCGCCGCGGCCAACGAAGCCCTGCCGGCCTGGCGGGATCTGGCCCCTGAAGACCGGGCCCAGTACATCTTTCGCGCCGCCGACATTGCTCGCAAGAATATCCACACGCTGAGCGCCTGGCAGATCCTGGAGGTCGGCAAGCAATGGAATCAGGCCCACGGCGACGTGGCCGAAGCCATCGACTTCATGGAGTACTACGCCCGGGACATGATCCGGCTCGGTCGCCCCCGGCGCACCGGCAAGGCTCCAGGTGAATTGACCCACTATTTCTACCAATCCAAGGGTATCGCCGCAGTCATCGGCCCCTGGAATTTCCCTTTGGCTATCAGTTGCGGCATGAGTGCCGCCTCACTGGTGACCGGCAATTGTGTGCTCTATAAACCCGCCGGCCTGTCCTCTGTCGTCGGACACACCTTGTGCCAGATTTTCCGCGACGCGGGACTCCCCCCCGGGGTCTTCAATTTCGTACCCGGCCGGGGCTCTGTTATCGGCGACTATCTGGTCGACCATCCGGACATCGCCCTGGTGGCCTTCACCGGCTCCCTGGACGTTGGGCTGCGGATCATCGAGCGGGCCGCCAGGCTCCAGCCCGGCCAGGAACACGTCAAAAAAGTCATCGCCGAGATGGGCGGAAAAAATGCGATCATTGTCGACGACGATGCCGACCTAGACGAAGCTGTAGCCGATATCATCTACTCCGCCTTCGGATACCAGGGCCAGAAATGCTCAGCCTGTTCGCGGGTCATTGTCCTGGATTCCATTTACGACAAATTCATGCACCGGCTGACCAAGGCCGCACAATCCTTACCCATCGGACCGGCCGAGGATCCCGGCAATTTTATGGGACCGGTGGTGGACAAAGGCCAGCAGGACAAGGTCAATGCGGCCGTGGCCCTGGCCGAAGAAGAGGGCAATGTCGTGCTCAAACGGGACGACCATCCTGACACCGGCTCCTATGCCCCACTGACCATTGTCGAAAACATCACCCCGGAACACCGTCTGGCCCAGGAAGAGATCTTCGGGCCTGTCCTGGCGGTCATGCGGGTCAAGGACTTCGATCAGGCCCTGCAATGGGCCAATTCGACCCCCTACGCCTTGACCGGGGCCGTCTTCTCCCGCAGTCCCCAGCACCTGGACCGGGCAAGAACCGAATTCCGCGTCGGCAATCTCTACCTCAACCGCGGCAGCACCGGCTCGATGGTCGAGCGCCACCCCTTCGGCGGCTTCAAGCTTTCCGGCGTGGGCTCCAAAACGGGCGGTCCGGATTATCTGTTGCAGTTCATGGACCCGCGCACGGCCACGGAGAACACCATGCGCCGCGGTTTTGCCCCGATCATCGAAGGCGACGACTGGCTCGATTAA
- the putP gene encoding sodium/proline symporter PutP, with translation MMSVPTFTSFVVYLIVMMSIGIFFYYRTKNLSDYILGGRQLSPAVAALSAGASDMSGWLLLGLPGAMYAGGMNNIWIAVGLSIGAYLNWQFVAKKLRTYTEKAGDAITLPDYLENRFGDSSRILRVISAIVILIFFTIYVSSGLVGGAILFEKTFGLNYQLALWVGALVIVAYTFLGGFMAVSLTDFLQGTLMFIALLVVPAVVIAKMGDWGTVVDKVAHVDAKYVDAFSGMTLLSIISLMAWGLGYFGQPHILARFMAIRRAKDVPKAQMVGMTWMVLGLFGAIFTGFAGIAYYVGSPLENSETVFIALTQALFNPWIAGILLAAILSAIMSTVDSQLLVCSSAIAEDFYKQILRKEAPQNELVWIGRVSVLILALIATSLAADPNSKVLDLVAYAWGGFGAAFGPVVILSLFWRRMTRNGTLAGMIVGAVTVIVWKHMTGGLFDLYEILPGFLFCALTVIIVSLLDKAPGKSVTEVFDSV, from the coding sequence ATGATGAGTGTGCCCACCTTTACCTCCTTTGTCGTCTACTTGATTGTCATGATGTCCATCGGGATTTTTTTCTACTACCGGACCAAAAACCTCTCGGACTACATCCTCGGCGGACGCCAACTCAGCCCGGCAGTGGCCGCCTTGAGCGCCGGGGCTTCGGACATGAGCGGCTGGTTGTTGCTCGGTCTGCCCGGGGCCATGTACGCCGGAGGGATGAACAACATCTGGATCGCTGTCGGCTTGTCCATTGGCGCCTATCTGAACTGGCAGTTCGTGGCCAAGAAATTACGGACCTATACGGAAAAGGCCGGTGACGCGATCACCCTGCCCGACTACCTGGAAAACCGCTTCGGCGATTCCTCGCGCATCCTGCGGGTCATCTCGGCCATCGTGATTCTCATCTTCTTCACTATCTACGTCTCTTCCGGCCTGGTCGGCGGGGCCATCCTTTTCGAGAAAACCTTTGGCCTGAACTACCAGCTCGCCCTGTGGGTCGGGGCCCTGGTCATCGTGGCCTACACCTTTCTCGGCGGGTTCATGGCCGTCAGCTTGACCGACTTTCTCCAGGGAACGCTGATGTTTATCGCGTTGCTGGTGGTTCCGGCCGTCGTGATCGCCAAAATGGGCGATTGGGGCACCGTGGTCGACAAGGTCGCGCATGTCGACGCCAAATATGTGGACGCCTTTTCCGGCATGACCTTGCTGTCGATTATCTCTCTCATGGCCTGGGGACTGGGCTATTTCGGGCAGCCCCATATTCTGGCCCGCTTCATGGCCATCCGGCGGGCCAAGGACGTGCCCAAGGCGCAGATGGTCGGCATGACCTGGATGGTTCTGGGCCTTTTCGGGGCCATTTTCACCGGTTTTGCCGGCATCGCCTATTATGTGGGCAGTCCGCTGGAAAATTCAGAAACCGTCTTCATCGCTTTGACCCAGGCCCTCTTCAATCCCTGGATCGCCGGCATCCTGCTGGCCGCCATTCTTTCGGCCATCATGTCCACCGTCGACTCCCAGCTTTTGGTCTGCTCCAGCGCTATTGCCGAAGACTTTTACAAACAGATCCTGCGCAAGGAAGCCCCGCAAAATGAACTGGTCTGGATCGGACGGGTGTCCGTGCTCATCCTGGCCCTGATCGCGACCTCCCTGGCGGCCGACCCGAACAGCAAGGTCCTGGACCTGGTGGCCTACGCCTGGGGCGGCTTTGGCGCCGCCTTCGGCCCGGTGGTCATTTTGTCCCTGTTCTGGCGGCGCATGACCCGCAACGGGACCCTGGCCGGGATGATCGTCGGCGCTGTGACCGTCATCGTCTGGAAGCACATGACCGGTGGCCTTTTTGATCTCTACGAGATCCTGCCCGGGTTTCTGTTCTGTGCTCTGACCGTTATCATCGTCAGCCTCCTGGACAAAGCCCCCGGCAAATCCGTCACTGAGGTTTTCGACTCCGTCTGA
- the qmoC gene encoding quinone-interacting membrane-bound oxidoreductase complex subunit QmoC, which translates to MSEPVKIQPDLDFIKELQEVGGDTLKKCYQCATCSVVCPLSPIDKPYPRKEMVWAQWGLRDKLLNDIDIWLCHNCGQCSDLCPRGAKPGDLLAGLRNMAYRKLVEPTILGKWMSSAKYLPQLIGIPAIIYLIIWIIRAGMLGTAFPLNEQGNVEYGVLFPGDYTIDTVFGLVALFVIYTFYKGIRKLIASFQDQPKTFVIGYEPKGIWASLWDTVKDEIVTHRKWKDCGEDSEADEQKFKGHLLTFYAFVALFIVTSVVAVTHWGGKIIPFLAPIGHTPMPLWHPVKILANVGAIALLVGLTYLTKRRLNQDPNKHASTFYDWYLLGVIWAVAVTGVLCELLRLAGVAGLAYPMYYLHLISVFMLIAYLPWSKLGHMVYRTAALAYARHIGRLPMASESQKKKIFVI; encoded by the coding sequence ATGTCCGAACCCGTGAAAATTCAGCCGGATCTGGATTTTATCAAGGAGCTGCAGGAGGTCGGGGGCGACACCCTGAAGAAGTGCTACCAATGCGCGACCTGTAGCGTTGTCTGTCCCTTGTCGCCCATTGACAAGCCCTATCCCCGCAAGGAGATGGTCTGGGCCCAATGGGGACTGCGTGACAAACTTCTTAACGATATCGATATTTGGTTGTGCCACAATTGCGGACAGTGCTCTGATCTCTGCCCGCGGGGCGCCAAGCCCGGTGACCTGCTGGCCGGATTGCGCAATATGGCCTACCGCAAACTCGTCGAGCCAACGATTCTGGGCAAGTGGATGAGTTCGGCCAAGTATCTGCCGCAACTGATCGGGATTCCGGCGATCATTTATCTGATCATCTGGATCATCCGCGCCGGGATGCTCGGCACCGCATTCCCGCTCAACGAACAGGGCAACGTCGAATACGGCGTCCTTTTCCCTGGTGATTACACCATCGACACCGTTTTCGGGTTGGTGGCCCTGTTTGTGATCTACACCTTCTACAAAGGGATACGAAAACTGATCGCGTCATTCCAGGATCAGCCCAAAACCTTTGTCATTGGCTATGAGCCCAAGGGCATCTGGGCCTCGCTGTGGGATACGGTCAAAGATGAAATCGTCACCCATCGCAAATGGAAAGATTGCGGAGAGGATTCCGAGGCCGACGAGCAGAAGTTCAAGGGCCACTTGTTGACCTTCTACGCGTTCGTGGCCTTGTTCATTGTCACCAGTGTCGTGGCTGTGACCCATTGGGGCGGCAAGATCATTCCTTTCCTGGCTCCCATTGGACACACCCCGATGCCGTTGTGGCACCCAGTCAAGATTCTGGCCAATGTCGGCGCTATTGCCCTCCTTGTCGGCCTGACCTACTTGACCAAACGCCGCTTGAACCAGGACCCGAACAAACACGCCTCGACTTTTTATGACTGGTATCTGCTTGGCGTGATCTGGGCCGTGGCAGTGACTGGGGTTTTGTGTGAACTGCTCCGTCTGGCCGGCGTGGCTGGTCTGGCGTACCCCATGTACTACCTGCACCTGATCTCGGTGTTCATGCTTATCGCGTACCTGCCGTGGTCAAAATTGGGGCACATGGTCTATCGGACCGCCGCCCTGGCCTATGCCCGGCATATTGGCCGACTGCCCATGGCTTCTGAGAGCCAAAAGAAAAAAATATTTGTCATCTAA
- a CDS encoding hydrogenase iron-sulfur subunit, translating into MAEKIGIYFDEASVNGMVNFDALAQKLANKWGDTCPVVKSHPNLASDEGRKLIQADIDAGTIDGVCICGTSPRMDWDLYDFGSNVVVDRVNLREICVYAYRNPDGSELDPSAEPPELLQEMARDYINMGVVKLRNMNIPNAEELDSVKRVLVLGGGWSGLTAAVNAAQAGYEVVVVEKDKQLGGYAGKMHKTIPFAAPYAQAHETGVEQKISAVQGNDKITVYTGSKLEKIAGQPGDFEATLNTGSGQETVKVGAVVVATGWAAQDDKFLAPFGYGSLPNVVTSMQVEEMAKEGTIKRPSDGKTPQSVLFLTGFGDKLEQFAEEEKAQAEAEAKKAEQPSDDDEPAIAEEFKKTESYRHLPYTSEITSLTALKQARYVREMAPASMAYMVYEHMMVPGVNELYYKSAQDDPGIMLTKGDIGAIKEGPDGKVQVEVFNTLIGEDILLEVDMLVVPTAMVPTTALEPVIQLQYRQGEAFPDLELFDGFADSNYICFPYETRRTGIYAAGSVRQPMTLATSETDALGAALKSIQCIESVNRGMAVHPRSGDMTYPIFNFTRCTQCKRCTEECPFGALDDDEKGTPLPNLARCRRCGTCMGACPERVISFDNYGVGQIGSMIREINVPDEMETEGPRILVLACENDAYPALDMAAMRGKHWSPYVRFIPVRCLGSVNTIWVADAMGKGIDGVLLLGCKYGDDYQCHFVKGSELCSRRMQNIGETLDRLGVEKERVVQKEVAIDDYNIVPELIDSFVDYVTALGPNPYKGF; encoded by the coding sequence ATGGCCGAGAAGATCGGTATTTACTTTGACGAGGCGAGCGTCAATGGCATGGTCAACTTTGATGCCCTCGCGCAAAAGTTAGCGAACAAGTGGGGCGATACCTGTCCCGTGGTCAAATCACACCCGAACCTGGCCTCTGACGAAGGCCGGAAGCTGATTCAGGCGGATATCGATGCGGGAACCATCGATGGGGTCTGTATTTGCGGGACTTCGCCGCGGATGGATTGGGATCTCTACGATTTCGGTTCAAACGTGGTCGTTGATCGGGTCAATCTCCGCGAAATCTGTGTCTATGCCTACCGCAACCCGGACGGATCCGAACTCGATCCCAGCGCTGAGCCGCCGGAATTGCTGCAGGAGATGGCCCGCGATTATATCAATATGGGCGTGGTCAAACTGCGCAACATGAACATCCCCAATGCGGAGGAACTCGACTCCGTCAAGCGGGTCCTTGTCCTCGGCGGCGGCTGGAGCGGATTGACCGCCGCTGTCAATGCGGCTCAGGCCGGCTATGAAGTCGTGGTGGTCGAAAAGGACAAGCAGCTTGGCGGCTATGCCGGTAAAATGCACAAGACTATCCCCTTTGCCGCGCCGTATGCGCAGGCCCATGAGACCGGGGTCGAACAGAAGATCAGCGCTGTTCAGGGCAACGACAAGATTACGGTCTATACCGGCAGCAAGCTCGAAAAAATTGCCGGACAGCCCGGGGATTTCGAGGCCACCTTGAACACCGGATCCGGTCAGGAAACGGTCAAGGTCGGCGCAGTCGTCGTGGCCACCGGTTGGGCCGCGCAGGATGACAAGTTCCTGGCTCCGTTCGGATATGGCTCTCTGCCCAACGTGGTGACCTCCATGCAGGTCGAGGAGATGGCCAAGGAAGGGACGATCAAACGTCCCAGCGATGGCAAGACGCCGCAAAGCGTCCTCTTTTTGACCGGCTTTGGGGACAAGCTCGAGCAGTTCGCCGAAGAGGAAAAGGCCCAGGCCGAAGCGGAAGCCAAGAAGGCCGAGCAGCCCAGCGACGATGATGAACCGGCTATTGCCGAAGAGTTCAAGAAGACCGAATCCTATCGGCACCTGCCCTATACCTCGGAGATCACCTCTCTGACCGCGTTGAAGCAGGCCCGGTACGTTCGCGAAATGGCTCCGGCCTCGATGGCCTACATGGTCTATGAGCACATGATGGTCCCTGGCGTGAATGAGCTCTACTACAAGTCCGCTCAGGACGATCCGGGCATCATGCTGACCAAAGGTGATATCGGGGCCATCAAGGAAGGACCGGATGGCAAAGTCCAGGTCGAGGTCTTCAACACCCTTATTGGCGAAGACATCCTCCTCGAAGTGGACATGCTCGTGGTCCCGACCGCCATGGTTCCGACGACGGCCCTCGAACCGGTGATCCAATTGCAATACCGCCAGGGCGAGGCGTTCCCGGATCTCGAACTCTTCGACGGCTTTGCCGATTCGAACTATATCTGCTTTCCCTACGAGACCCGGCGGACAGGCATCTATGCCGCCGGCTCCGTGCGTCAGCCCATGACTCTGGCCACATCAGAGACCGATGCCCTGGGCGCGGCGCTGAAATCGATCCAATGCATCGAATCGGTCAACCGGGGTATGGCTGTCCATCCGCGCTCCGGGGACATGACCTATCCGATCTTCAACTTCACCCGGTGCACGCAGTGTAAGCGGTGCACCGAAGAGTGCCCCTTTGGCGCCTTGGACGACGACGAAAAGGGAACGCCGTTGCCGAACCTGGCCCGGTGCCGCCGTTGCGGGACCTGCATGGGCGCTTGCCCGGAACGTGTCATTTCCTTTGACAACTACGGTGTCGGACAGATCGGCTCCATGATCCGTGAGATCAACGTTCCGGATGAGATGGAGACCGAAGGTCCCCGCATCCTGGTTCTGGCCTGTGAAAACGATGCCTATCCCGCTCTGGACATGGCTGCCATGCGCGGCAAGCATTGGTCGCCGTATGTCCGTTTCATCCCGGTCCGCTGCCTTGGTTCGGTGAACACCATCTGGGTGGCTGATGCCATGGGCAAAGGGATCGACGGTGTCCTCCTGTTGGGCTGCAAATACGGTGACGACTACCAATGCCACTTCGTCAAAGGAAGTGAGCTCTGCAGTCGCCGGATGCAGAACATCGGGGAAACGCTGGATCGGCTCGGTGTGGAGAAAGAGCGCGTGGTGCAGAAGGAAGTCGCTATCGACGACTACAATATCGTGCCTGAGCTCATAGATTCATTTGTGGACTATGTGACCGCATTGGGACCGAATCCGTACAAGGGCTTCTAG